From a single Phalacrocorax aristotelis chromosome 1, bGulAri2.1, whole genome shotgun sequence genomic region:
- the SESN3 gene encoding sestrin-3 isoform X3: MQANGLDERTNLLVEEYSTSGRLDNITQVMSIHTQYLESFLRSQFYMLRMDGPLPLPYRHYIAIMAAARHQCSYLINMHVDEFLKTGGIAEWLNGLEYIPQRLKNLNEINKLLAHRPWLITKEHIQKLVKTGENNWSLPELVHAVVLLAHYHALASFVFGSGINPERDPDTSNGVRLIAVNNFCVCDLANDNNIENASLTSSNFGNVMVFLQIADSLSELEALMERMKRLQEDKEDEEASQEEMATRFEKEKKESLLVISGAFDDEIVSTDVSRYIEDPGFGYKDFARRGEDHLPTFRAQDYTWENHGFSLVNRLYSDIGHLLDEKFRMVYNLTYNTMATHEDVDTTTLRRALFNYVHCMYGIRYDDYDYGEVNQLLERSLKVYIKTVTCYPERTTKRMYDSYWRQFKHSEKVHVNLLLMEARMQAELLYALRAITRHLT, encoded by the exons ATGCAAGCAAATGGTTTGGATGAACGTACTAATCTTCTTGTGGAAGAATACTCTACATCTGGTCGCCTGGACAACATCACACAGGTCATGAGTATCCATACCCAGTACCTGGAGTCTTTCCTCCGCAGCCAGTTCTATATGCTGCGCATGGATGGGCCTCTTCCTTTGCCCTATAGGCACTACATTGCTATAATG GCTGCAGCCAGACATCAGTGTTCCTACCTAATAAATATGCATGTTGATGAGTTTTTGAAGACTGGCGGGATTGCAGAGTGGTTGAACGGTTTAGAATACATTCcccaaagactgaaaaatctgAATGAAATAAACAAACTCCTTGCACACCGGCCCTGGCTAATCACGAAAGAGCACATTCAG AAACTTGTCAAGACTGGGGAAAATAATTGGTCTCTTCCTGAACTGGTGCATGCTGTTGTCCTGTTGGCACATTATCATGCCTTGGCAAGTTTTGTATTTGGTAGTGGCATCAATCCAGAGAGAGATCCGGATACATCTAATGGAGTCAGACTTATAGCAGTCAACAACTTCTGTGTCTGTGACCTTGCCAATGACAACAACATAGAAAATGCATCCCTCACAAGTAGCAACTTTGGG AATGTCATGGTGTTTTTGCAGATTGCAGATTCTTTAAGTGAGCTGGAGGCCTTAATGGAAAGGATGAAGAGGCTACAAGAAGATAAAGAGGATGAAGAAGCCTCTCAGGAGGAAATGGCAACTCGctttgaaaaggagaagaaggagagTCTGCTAGTAATTAGTGGAG CATTTGATGATGAAATAGTTTCTACAGATGTCTCCCGCTATATTGAAGATCCTGGGTTTGGGTACAAAGACTTCGCAAGGCGAGGAGAAGACCATCTGCCAACATTCAGAGCTCAG GACTATACTTGGGAAAATCATGGCTTTTCCCTTGTAAACAGGCTTTATTCTGATATTGGGCATCTCCTCGATGAGAAGTTTCGGATGGTGTATAATCTCACATATAACACTATGGCAACACATGAAGATGTTGATACAACTACACTAAGAAGAGCTTTATTTAACTATGTCCACTGTATGTATGGAATCAG GTATGATGACTATGATTATGGAGAAGTTAATCAGTTACTTGAACGCAGCCTGAAGGTTTACATAAAGACAGTGACCTGCTACCCAGAGAGAACTACCAAGCGCATGTACGATAGTTACTGGCGTCAGTTCAAGCACTCGGAGAAG gTTCATGTCAATCTACTTC